Proteins encoded in a region of the Triticum dicoccoides isolate Atlit2015 ecotype Zavitan chromosome 3A, WEW_v2.0, whole genome shotgun sequence genome:
- the LOC119268664 gene encoding V-type proton ATPase subunit B 2-like, which produces MVVANGNVDMEEGTLEIGIEYRTVSGVAGPLVILDKVKGPKYQEIVNIRLGDGTTRRGQVLEVDGEKAVVQVFEGTSGIDNKYTTVQFTGEVLKTPVSLDMLGRIFNGSGKPIDNGPPILPEAYLDISGSSINPSERTYPEEMIQTGISTIDVMNSIARGQKIPLFSAAGLPHNEIAAQICRQAGLVKRKEKTDNILENAEEDNFAIVFAAMGVNMETAQFFKRDFEENGSMERVTLFLNLANDPTIERIITPRIALTTAEYLAYECGKHVLVILTDMSSYADALREVSAAREEVPGRRGYPGYMYTDLATIYERAGRIEGRKGSITQIPILTMPNDDITHPTPDLTGYITEGQIYIDRQLHNRQIYPPINVLPSLSRLMKSAIGEGMTRRDHSDVSNQLYANYAIGKDVQAMKAVVGEEALSSEDLLYLEFLDKFERKFVAQGAYDTRNIFQSLDLAWTLLRIFPRELLHRIPAKTLDQFYSRDASH; this is translated from the exons ATGGTTGTTGCAAACGGCAATGTCGACATGGAGGAAGGAACCCTTGAAATCGGGATTG AGTACAGGACAGTTTCTGGAGTTGCTGGTCCTCTTGTGATTCTTGACAAAGTGAAG GGTCCTAAATACCAAGAAATCGTCAACATACGATTGGGAGATGGCACAACTAGGCGTGGTCAGGTGCTTGAAGTTGATGGAGAGAAAGCTGTGgttcag GTTTTTGAGGGAACTTCTGGTATTGACAACAAATATACAACTGTGCAATTCACTGGTGAG GTTCTAAAAACTCCAGTATCACTGGATATGCTTGGCCGCATTTTCAATGGTTCTGGGAAACCTATAGATAATGGCCCACCAATTTTACCAGAGGCGTACCTGGATATTTCCG GAAGTTCTATCAATCCCAGCGAACGGACATACCCTGAAGAAATGATTCAGACTGGCATATCTACAATTGATGTGATGAATTCTATAGCTCGTGGTCAGAAGATACCTCTGTTCTCCGCTGCAGGTCTGCCACACAATGAAATTGCTGCTCAGATTTGTCGTCAGGCTGGGCTGGTAAAGCGTAAAGAGAAGACTGACAATATCTTGGAG AATGCCGAGGAAGACAATTTTGCTATTGTCTTTGCAGCTATGGGAGTAAACATGGAAACAGCACAATTTTTCAAGCGTGATTTTGAGGAGAATGGTTCGATGGAGAGAGTTACCTTATTTCTTAATCTG GCAAATGATCCAACCATCGAGCGTATTATTACTCCAAGAATTGCTCTCACAACAGCGGAGTACTTGGCATATGAGTGCGGGAAGCATGTTCTTGTCATCCTGACTGACATGAGTTCATATGCAGATGCACTTCGTGAA GTCTCTGCTGCTCGAGAGGAAGTGCCTGGAAGGCGTGGTTATCCTGGTTATATGTATACTGACTTGGCAACTATCTATGAGCGTGCTGGTCGTATAGAAGGAAGAAAAGGATCAATTACGCAGATACCTATTTTAACCATGCCTAATGATG ATATTACCCATCCAACTCCTGATCTTACTGGTTACATCACCGAGGGGCAGATCTACATTGACAGGCAGCTACATAATCGGCAG ATATATCCACCAATCAATGTCCTTCCCTCGCTTTCGCGGCTCATGAAG AGCGCTATTGGCGAAGGCATGACTCGCCGGGATCATTCTGATGTCTCAAACCAG CTATATGCCAATTACGCCATAGGCAAAGACGTGCAGGCGATGAAGGCAGTGGTTGGAGAGGAAGCACTGTCATCAGAGGACTTG CTCTACCTTGAGTTCCTCGACAAGTTTGAGCGGAAGTTTGTGGCTCAGGGAGCATATGACACACGAAACATCTTCCAGTCGCTTGACCTTGCCTGGACCTTACTCCGCATCTTCCCCCGTGAGCTGCTCCACCGTATACCGGCGAAGACCCTTGATCAGTTCTACAGTCGTGATGCCTCCCACTAA